In the genome of Halapricum salinum, one region contains:
- a CDS encoding DUF460 domain-containing protein translates to MSTRTSALDALVFGVDVQSGDVRGDAPSYALVVFDGESIDRDVVSHRKLRRLIDSEEPAIVATDNMYELASDKDALVHFLRNLPAGTRLVQVTGDERPEPLSRVAKRHGVPYGKDPMDEAEAAARLAAANVGYEVSAFTNTTEVKVARGRSTGGGGGWSEDRYTRKIHGAVKTTAREVESELDDAGLEYEKDVTEKYGGYSNAIFEVEGRPQDIPVSEHRSGDTRIEIERERRDGIEFRPLAKRRDHVLVGMDPGTTTAVAIVGLDGEVLDVYSTRTDDAAAVTEWIVERGRPVVVAADVEPMPNTVEKLRRSFDAAGWIPDSDLPVDEKQHRTREVAYDNDHERDALAAALYAYDDHEDQIDRIASKVPPQEEVGPIVADVIAGEHSVESALEARNEDDGSGSDAESKGPEPRELTDEEKKIKRLEARVERLESHADDLKDTISQKNDQIQEYEQKLKEARSQERTEARKRREVTRLERENDRLERELDEERDRVEELEGKLERLKALWKLDHSNFADVSEKQEGLVPVKVVEKFTTEAIRDAEERFGLARDDIIMFRDATGAGESTAERLAEIEPRLVLRNGGLSDASDEVLFEERVPVADAEKVTVQEVDELAVAREREVEDAIDDWDDWVEERKEERNKEMVDQIISEHRASDRGEG, encoded by the coding sequence GTGAGCACGCGAACAAGTGCCCTCGACGCGCTCGTCTTCGGGGTGGACGTCCAGAGTGGGGACGTCCGCGGCGACGCACCCTCCTACGCACTCGTGGTCTTCGACGGCGAGTCGATCGACCGCGACGTCGTCTCTCACCGGAAGCTCCGGCGGCTGATCGACAGCGAGGAGCCCGCCATCGTCGCCACGGACAACATGTACGAACTGGCCAGCGACAAGGACGCGCTGGTCCACTTCCTCCGTAACCTTCCTGCAGGGACCAGACTCGTGCAAGTGACCGGTGACGAGCGACCCGAACCCCTTTCGAGAGTTGCCAAGCGCCACGGCGTCCCCTACGGCAAGGACCCGATGGACGAGGCCGAGGCCGCCGCCCGTCTCGCGGCCGCCAACGTCGGCTACGAGGTCTCGGCGTTTACGAACACGACCGAAGTCAAGGTCGCCCGCGGGCGCTCGACCGGCGGTGGAGGGGGCTGGTCGGAGGATCGATACACCCGCAAGATTCACGGCGCAGTCAAGACAACAGCGAGGGAGGTCGAATCCGAACTGGACGACGCCGGCCTCGAATACGAGAAAGACGTGACCGAGAAGTACGGCGGCTATTCGAACGCCATCTTCGAGGTCGAGGGGCGTCCCCAGGACATCCCCGTCAGCGAGCACCGCAGCGGTGACACCCGAATCGAGATCGAACGCGAGCGCCGGGACGGCATCGAGTTCCGCCCCCTGGCCAAGCGTCGGGATCACGTTCTCGTCGGGATGGACCCCGGGACGACGACCGCCGTGGCCATCGTCGGCCTCGACGGTGAGGTGCTGGACGTCTACTCCACCCGGACGGACGACGCCGCCGCAGTCACGGAGTGGATCGTCGAGCGCGGCCGCCCGGTCGTCGTCGCCGCCGACGTCGAGCCGATGCCCAACACCGTCGAGAAGCTGCGACGGAGCTTCGACGCCGCGGGCTGGATCCCCGACTCCGATCTACCTGTGGACGAGAAACAGCACCGCACGCGCGAGGTGGCCTACGACAACGACCACGAACGTGACGCGCTGGCCGCCGCCCTCTACGCCTACGACGACCACGAGGACCAGATCGACCGCATCGCGAGCAAGGTCCCGCCGCAGGAGGAGGTGGGGCCGATCGTCGCGGACGTGATCGCGGGCGAGCACTCCGTCGAGAGCGCGCTGGAGGCCCGGAACGAAGACGACGGCAGCGGGAGCGACGCGGAATCGAAGGGGCCCGAACCGCGGGAACTCACCGACGAGGAGAAGAAGATCAAGCGCCTCGAGGCACGGGTCGAGCGCCTGGAGTCGCACGCTGACGATCTCAAGGACACCATCTCGCAGAAGAACGACCAGATTCAGGAGTACGAGCAGAAACTGAAAGAGGCTCGTAGTCAGGAGCGCACCGAGGCGCGAAAGCGCCGGGAAGTCACCCGTCTCGAACGCGAGAACGATCGGCTGGAACGCGAACTCGACGAAGAGCGTGATCGCGTCGAGGAACTCGAAGGCAAATTAGAGCGGCTCAAGGCGCTCTGGAAGCTGGATCACTCGAACTTCGCGGACGTCTCGGAGAAACAGGAGGGGCTCGTCCCCGTCAAAGTGGTCGAGAAGTTCACGACCGAAGCCATCCGGGACGCCGAGGAGCGCTTCGGCCTCGCCCGGGACGACATCATCATGTTCCGGGACGCGACCGGGGCCGGCGAGTCGACCGCCGAGCGACTCGCTGAGATCGAACCCCGGCTCGTGCTTCGCAACGGTGGACTCTCCGACGCCTCCGACGAGGTGCTGTTCGAGGAGCGCGTTCCGGTGGCGGATGCGGAAAAAGTCACAGTCCAGGAGGTCGACGAACTCGCTGTCGCGCGCGAACGCGAGGTCGAGGACGCCATCGACGACTGGGACGACTGGGTCGAAGAACGCAAGGAAGAGCGCAACAAGGAGATGGTCGACCAGATCATCAGCGAACACCGGGCGTCGGATCGCGGCGAGGGCTGA
- the lpdA gene encoding dihydrolipoyl dehydrogenase, which translates to MVVGDVTTGTDVLVIGAGPGGYVAAIRAAQLDLDVTLVEKDAYGGTCLNYGCIPSKALISATDRAHDVREAEHMGIYADPAVDVAAMNEWKDGVVTRLTRGVEGLCKRAGVNLVEGRAEFAGENQARIVHLGEGEGSETVEFEHAIVSTGSKPIELPGLEFDGERVLTSRDVLALESLPESMIVVGAGYIGMELATVLAKLGTDVTVLEMEDDVLPGYEDDVSKVVRERAEDLGIEFRFGLAASGAERTGDSIRVEATDEDDEHTAFEGDKSLVAVGRQPVTDTLNLDAVGLEPDERGFLETDEQCRTDVEHIFAVGDVAGEPMLAHKASAEGEVAAEVIAGEPAGMDQQAVPAVVFTDPEIGTVGMTEAEAEAAGFEVIAETAPLRGNGRALTLDDREGFVRIVADSEDGFVLGAQIVAPEASELLAELGLAVEMGARLEDVAATIHSHPTLSEAVAEAAKGALGRAIHY; encoded by the coding sequence ATGGTCGTCGGAGACGTCACGACAGGGACGGACGTACTGGTGATCGGCGCGGGCCCAGGCGGCTACGTCGCCGCGATCCGCGCCGCACAGCTCGATCTCGACGTCACACTGGTCGAGAAGGACGCCTACGGCGGGACCTGCCTCAACTACGGGTGTATTCCGTCGAAGGCACTTATATCTGCCACCGACCGCGCGCACGACGTGCGCGAGGCAGAACACATGGGAATCTACGCCGACCCCGCCGTGGACGTGGCGGCGATGAACGAGTGGAAAGACGGCGTCGTCACGCGACTCACCCGCGGGGTCGAGGGTCTCTGCAAGCGCGCCGGTGTGAATCTCGTCGAGGGTCGCGCGGAGTTCGCCGGTGAGAACCAGGCCCGGATCGTCCACCTCGGCGAGGGCGAGGGCTCTGAAACCGTGGAATTCGAACACGCCATCGTCTCCACAGGAAGCAAACCGATCGAACTCCCCGGACTCGAATTCGACGGCGAGCGCGTCCTCACTTCCCGCGACGTGCTCGCGCTGGAGTCGCTGCCGGAGTCGATGATCGTCGTCGGCGCGGGCTACATCGGGATGGAACTGGCGACCGTGCTGGCGAAACTCGGGACCGACGTGACCGTACTGGAGATGGAAGACGACGTCCTTCCGGGCTACGAGGACGACGTCAGCAAAGTCGTGAGAGAACGGGCCGAAGACCTCGGCATCGAATTCCGATTCGGGCTGGCTGCGAGCGGAGCCGAGCGTACGGGCGACAGCATCAGAGTCGAGGCAACGGACGAGGACGACGAGCACACTGCCTTCGAAGGTGACAAATCGCTCGTCGCGGTCGGTCGCCAGCCCGTGACGGACACGCTGAACCTCGACGCAGTGGGACTCGAACCCGATGAGCGAGGGTTCCTGGAGACCGACGAGCAGTGCCGGACGGACGTCGAGCACATCTTCGCGGTGGGTGACGTCGCTGGCGAGCCGATGCTGGCACACAAAGCGAGCGCCGAGGGCGAGGTCGCCGCCGAAGTGATCGCCGGCGAGCCCGCGGGCATGGATCAACAGGCCGTGCCGGCGGTGGTCTTCACGGACCCCGAGATCGGCACCGTCGGGATGACCGAAGCCGAGGCCGAGGCGGCGGGCTTCGAGGTGATCGCCGAGACGGCCCCGCTCCGCGGGAACGGACGGGCGCTGACACTCGACGATCGTGAGGGGTTCGTCCGGATCGTCGCCGACAGCGAGGACGGGTTCGTTCTGGGGGCCCAGATCGTCGCGCCGGAGGCCTCGGAGTTGCTGGCGGAACTGGGGCTAGCAGTCGAGATGGGCGCACGACTGGAAGACGTCGCCGCGACGATCCACAGCCACCCGACGCTCTCGGAGGCCGTGGCGGAGGCGGCCAAAGGCGCACTCGGGCGGGCGATCCACTACTGA
- a CDS encoding pyridoxamine 5'-phosphate oxidase family protein, translating into MTVPELKPYGLETMRREEIDTFLDSQSVGVLGLIDGPVPYLLPLSYGYDGESLYFTYLLGDESRKERLTDHSERASFLVYSAETRFNWRSVLLEGEFRKIPPHRWGDLGEVLEGAWRPELFQIASPSRNVKIYALDVDEVTGIKHTGLAAEMESRDQ; encoded by the coding sequence ATGACGGTTCCGGAGCTCAAGCCCTACGGCCTCGAAACGATGCGGCGCGAGGAGATCGACACGTTTCTCGACAGCCAGTCGGTCGGTGTCCTGGGACTGATAGATGGTCCGGTGCCATATCTGCTCCCGCTGTCGTACGGCTACGACGGTGAGTCGCTGTATTTCACCTACCTCCTCGGCGACGAGAGTCGCAAGGAGCGACTGACCGACCACTCTGAGCGAGCCAGTTTTCTGGTCTACAGTGCCGAGACGAGGTTCAACTGGCGGAGTGTTCTTCTCGAGGGGGAGTTCCGCAAGATTCCGCCGCACCGCTGGGGAGACCTGGGTGAGGTGCTCGAAGGCGCGTGGCGACCCGAGCTGTTCCAGATCGCGAGCCCGTCACGGAACGTCAAGATCTACGCACTCGACGTGGACGAGGTGACCGGGATCAAGCACACGGGGCTAGCTGCCGAGATGGAATCGAGAGATCAGTAG
- a CDS encoding ArsR/SmtB family transcription factor: MGAESERETTCCETVGRVDAEALATDVQLLSAMGNDTRYELLRRIAGADGEVCVCDLEAAVGVSQSAVSQALSRLYTAGLVTRRKESNWRYYGLTEDAQVLLAALDQIRGED, translated from the coding sequence ATGGGCGCAGAGAGTGAGCGAGAAACGACGTGTTGTGAGACAGTCGGACGAGTCGACGCCGAGGCGCTCGCGACGGACGTGCAGTTGCTCTCGGCGATGGGCAACGATACGCGCTACGAACTGTTGCGGCGGATCGCTGGAGCCGATGGAGAGGTCTGTGTCTGTGACCTCGAAGCCGCAGTGGGTGTGAGCCAAAGCGCGGTCAGTCAGGCGCTCTCGCGGCTCTATACGGCTGGCCTCGTGACGCGTCGCAAGGAGTCGAACTGGCGGTACTACGGGCTGACCGAAGACGCGCAGGTCCTGCTTGCCGCACTCGATCAGATCAGGGGTGAAGACTGA
- the arsM gene encoding arsenite methyltransferase, which translates to MTDDDETRQIVRERYAETASEGCCGGGVEAAARAVGYDDSEIAAVDGEANLGLGCGNPTAIANLAAGETVLDLGSGGGFDCLLAGREVGPDGQVIGVDMTPEMVEKARGNARENDAEHVEFRLGEIEHLPVADETVEVIISNCVVNLSPAKRQVYQEAFRVLRPGGRVAISDPVVVGDLPDGVRDDPGSLAGCISGAESPERHRELLAAAGFEAIEITVDPESSDAIDEWHETYDLGGSLLSARIEARKPPADDT; encoded by the coding sequence ATGACCGACGACGACGAGACTCGCCAGATCGTCCGGGAGCGCTACGCCGAGACTGCCAGTGAGGGGTGCTGTGGCGGGGGTGTGGAGGCAGCAGCGCGAGCGGTCGGCTACGACGACAGCGAAATCGCAGCCGTCGACGGCGAGGCCAACCTGGGACTCGGGTGTGGCAATCCGACCGCCATCGCGAATCTGGCAGCGGGCGAGACGGTCCTCGATCTCGGTTCGGGGGGTGGCTTCGACTGTCTGCTCGCCGGCCGGGAAGTCGGCCCCGACGGGCAGGTCATCGGCGTCGACATGACGCCCGAGATGGTCGAGAAAGCTCGCGGGAACGCCCGCGAAAACGACGCCGAGCACGTCGAGTTCCGCCTCGGCGAGATCGAACACCTTCCGGTGGCGGACGAGACGGTCGAGGTGATCATCTCCAACTGTGTCGTCAATCTCTCGCCCGCGAAGAGACAGGTCTACCAGGAGGCGTTTCGAGTGCTCCGGCCCGGCGGCCGGGTGGCGATCTCCGATCCGGTTGTGGTCGGGGACCTTCCCGACGGTGTCCGGGACGATCCGGGCTCGCTGGCGGGCTGTATCAGTGGGGCCGAATCGCCAGAACGTCACCGCGAGCTACTCGCAGCTGCGGGGTTCGAGGCTATCGAGATCACCGTCGATCCAGAGAGTAGCGACGCCATCGACGAGTGGCACGAGACGTACGACCTCGGTGGCTCGTTGCTCTCAGCCCGGATCGAAGCCAGAAAACCGCCTGCAGACGATACCTGA
- the hisH gene encoding imidazole glycerol phosphate synthase subunit HisH produces the protein MSTTRQTAAEVVVVDYGLGNLRSVTRGLERAGASVALSEDPADFDAADGVVLPGVGAFSEGMDNAGPFRETLVDLAAEGKPLFGICLGMQMLLTTSEEADHAGEGDVEGLDLIPGANRRFTGEKKIPHMGWNELDVQREHPLVEGVDGEYAYFVHSYYADPEDSDAVVAATDYGTEFASVVANDAGNVFGTQFHPEKSGETGLQILQNFVEYCVER, from the coding sequence ATGAGCACGACTCGCCAGACTGCCGCCGAGGTGGTCGTCGTCGACTACGGCCTCGGGAACCTCCGCAGCGTCACGCGCGGACTCGAACGCGCCGGCGCGAGCGTCGCGTTGAGCGAGGACCCCGCCGACTTCGACGCGGCCGATGGTGTCGTCCTTCCCGGTGTCGGCGCGTTCTCCGAGGGCATGGACAACGCCGGCCCCTTCCGGGAGACACTCGTCGATCTCGCCGCCGAGGGCAAACCGCTCTTCGGGATCTGTCTCGGGATGCAGATGCTGTTGACCACGAGCGAGGAAGCCGACCACGCCGGCGAGGGTGACGTCGAAGGGCTGGACCTGATCCCGGGGGCAAACCGCCGCTTCACGGGCGAGAAGAAGATTCCCCACATGGGCTGGAACGAACTGGACGTCCAGCGCGAGCACCCCCTCGTGGAGGGCGTCGATGGCGAGTACGCCTATTTCGTCCACTCCTACTACGCCGACCCCGAAGACAGTGATGCCGTCGTCGCCGCGACGGACTACGGCACCGAGTTCGCCAGCGTCGTGGCCAACGACGCTGGCAACGTCTTCGGGACGCAGTTTCACCCCGAAAAGAGCGGCGAGACGGGGCTCCAGATCCTGCAGAACTTCGTCGAGTACTGCGTCGAGCGGTAA
- a CDS encoding DUF1931 family protein has protein sequence MADLIVKAAVKEALDDMNVASDFYDALDEEVDELLEDAARRAEANDRKTVQPRDL, from the coding sequence ATGGCAGACCTAATCGTCAAAGCCGCCGTCAAGGAAGCGCTCGATGACATGAACGTCGCCTCGGACTTCTACGATGCCCTCGACGAGGAAGTCGACGAGCTGCTCGAAGACGCAGCGCGACGCGCCGAGGCCAACGACCGCAAGACGGTCCAGCCGCGCGACCTGTAA
- the larB gene encoding nickel pincer cofactor biosynthesis protein LarB, producing the protein MRDLLEAVAAGELSPEAAQAQLQGYVVGESGRFDATRETRSGVPEAVLAEGKTPTEVADLIATGLETTGRAIATRLTPDHREAVHDHLDESHPGATIEDDQRARTLVARAPDFESPNLDATVGVVTAGTSDAIPAGEATTLLEEMGASVERIDDIGVASLARMLDQLGVLREQDVLIVAAGREGALPTVIAGLVDVPVIGLPVSTGYGHGGEGEAALSGMVQSCTALSVVNVDAGFTAGAQAGLIARQLDDARES; encoded by the coding sequence ATGCGCGACCTCCTCGAAGCCGTCGCCGCGGGCGAGCTCAGCCCCGAGGCGGCACAGGCACAGCTCCAGGGCTACGTCGTCGGCGAGTCCGGCCGTTTCGACGCGACCCGCGAGACCAGAAGCGGCGTCCCCGAAGCAGTCCTCGCGGAGGGCAAGACACCCACGGAAGTCGCCGATCTGATAGCGACGGGCCTGGAGACGACCGGGCGCGCGATCGCGACGCGCCTCACCCCCGACCACCGCGAGGCAGTCCACGACCACCTCGACGAGAGCCACCCCGGGGCAACCATCGAGGACGACCAGCGCGCGCGAACGCTCGTCGCGCGCGCTCCCGACTTCGAGAGCCCGAATCTCGACGCCACGGTCGGCGTCGTCACCGCGGGCACGAGCGACGCGATCCCCGCCGGAGAAGCCACGACGCTCCTCGAAGAGATGGGTGCGTCCGTCGAGCGAATCGACGACATCGGCGTGGCCTCGCTGGCCCGTATGCTCGACCAGCTCGGCGTGCTCCGCGAGCAGGACGTTCTGATCGTCGCAGCCGGCCGCGAAGGTGCACTACCCACCGTGATCGCCGGCCTCGTGGACGTCCCCGTCATCGGACTCCCAGTCTCGACTGGCTACGGCCACGGCGGCGAAGGTGAGGCTGCACTCTCGGGAATGGTACAGTCCTGCACTGCGCTCTCGGTCGTGAACGTCGACGCGGGGTTCACCGCGGGCGCACAGGCCGGCCTGATCGCCAGACAGCTCGACGACGCCCGGGAGTCGTGA
- a CDS encoding DUF7563 family protein yields MPKCNHCGAHVSDQFARVFADEFGDVRACPNCSANAGIAEVSRERTREA; encoded by the coding sequence ATGCCAAAGTGCAATCATTGCGGCGCGCACGTGTCGGACCAGTTCGCACGCGTGTTCGCCGACGAATTCGGCGACGTTCGCGCGTGCCCGAATTGCTCAGCGAACGCCGGAATCGCAGAAGTATCGCGAGAGCGAACCCGCGAGGCGTGA
- a CDS encoding GIY-YIG nuclease family protein produces the protein MTGDHHVYVLECADETLYTGYTTDVDRRLAEHEAGDGAKYTRGRTPVELVHVESYASRSDAMSREYEIKQLSRAQKERLVESK, from the coding sequence ATGACGGGGGACCACCACGTGTACGTCCTCGAATGTGCGGACGAGACGCTCTACACCGGATACACCACCGACGTCGACAGACGTCTGGCCGAGCACGAGGCCGGTGACGGAGCGAAGTACACACGTGGCCGGACCCCCGTCGAACTCGTTCACGTCGAATCCTACGCGAGCCGCAGCGACGCCATGTCCCGCGAATACGAGATCAAACAGCTCTCACGCGCCCAGAAAGAGCGACTCGTAGAGTCGAAGTAG
- a CDS encoding TrmB family transcriptional regulator sugar-binding domain-containing protein: MKVDQLTTNDALVRSVREQLESANSEVLIATQPKMLERIEDSLEQCYQSGTFIALCLYSDPEAAAEYDYETTATLVRAWEQELDTMVSVDHERGVVGQLLEPDEEEDVVGLEYDTERLYGMAMLQFMSQQWDNGEEVYVTPARDLPYECANLRDAALNATLHLREENKIGFDADVREAPAEEDDTWESLQGQLTATRQSFVDPSTNSFFGEIGLIGYTDDGRVTMGGTGAYFEDYEARNITLTSLE; this comes from the coding sequence ATGAAAGTCGACCAACTCACGACGAACGACGCGCTGGTGCGCAGTGTCCGCGAACAGCTGGAGTCGGCCAACAGCGAGGTGTTGATCGCGACCCAGCCGAAGATGTTAGAGCGGATCGAGGACAGCCTCGAACAGTGCTATCAGAGCGGCACGTTCATCGCGCTCTGTCTGTATAGCGACCCCGAGGCGGCTGCCGAGTACGACTACGAGACCACGGCGACGCTGGTCCGGGCGTGGGAGCAGGAACTCGATACTATGGTCAGCGTCGACCACGAGCGCGGCGTCGTCGGCCAGCTGTTAGAGCCCGACGAGGAGGAAGACGTCGTCGGCCTGGAGTACGATACCGAGCGTCTCTACGGGATGGCGATGTTGCAGTTCATGTCCCAGCAGTGGGACAACGGCGAGGAAGTCTACGTCACGCCCGCGCGAGACCTACCCTACGAGTGTGCCAATCTCCGGGATGCGGCTCTGAACGCGACGCTGCATCTCCGCGAAGAGAACAAGATTGGTTTCGATGCGGACGTTCGAGAAGCACCTGCCGAGGAAGACGACACCTGGGAATCCCTCCAGGGACAACTCACCGCGACTCGCCAGAGCTTCGTCGATCCGAGTACGAACTCCTTCTTCGGCGAGATCGGACTCATCGGCTACACCGACGACGGCCGCGTCACTATGGGCGGGACCGGCGCGTACTTCGAGGACTACGAGGCCCGTAATATCACGCTGACGTCACTGGAGTAG